The segment gctgggatcctgattgctcctcagctcctcctcggggtggtgcaggaagcacagcatgtcctcagcctgctgctccctgctgcaggtgcattCCAGCTGCACGCGGACACGGAAGTTCCTCACGTGCCTCTGCTCTTCactctccagctccaggtggaAGCTGTGGCCTCGGGGAGGAGTCATGGGGATGACCACGCTGTAGATGACATCCTGTTCACGGGGACTCCAGCCTTcaaaggcactgcccaccccgatgGCTCGTTGCAGGACTGGGTAGAAGCTGTTGGACAAGACATGCCCAAAGTAAATTGTATAATTGTCCATGAGCTGAGTTGTCCattcacagcctctctgcaggtcCTGTACAGGCCACTGGATGCGCTCCATTATAACTTGTCCAACGTGATCATCAAAATCATATGCTAGGGCTTCATTTGCAACATCATCGTTGTTTTCTGCAATTACAGCCGCATTGACATCTACATTTCCGACATTGTCTTCTTCATTTGCTCCAACGTTGCCCACTTCCTCTTCATTGGCACCACGGTTTCCTTCTTCAtcctcctctctcctctggCTGCTTTTCCACGCAATGAACCACAGGAGCAAGACAAGAGCCAGGAGCACAGCAACAGCTAAGAGCTGCAAGAGCTGCACCTGCTTCCCCTGCTCCTGGGTGAGCtgttccacctcctgctccaacTGAAGCCTCTCCCATTCCAGGAGCTTGGCACGCGCTTCCATGCGCAGACGTGTTTCCTCATCCAAACCGTCAGCCACGGGCTGTGGGT is part of the Passer domesticus isolate bPasDom1 chromosome 6, bPasDom1.hap1, whole genome shotgun sequence genome and harbors:
- the LOC135302035 gene encoding inositol 1,4,5-trisphosphate receptor-interacting protein-like 1, producing MDPMVFLFLVLKSLIQYPQPVADGLDEETRLRMEARAKLLEWERLQLEQEVEQLTQEQGKQVQLLQLLAVAVLLALVLLLWFIAWKSSQRREEDEEGNRGANEEEVGNVGANEEDNVGNVDVNAAVIAENNDDVANEALAYDFDDHVGQVIMERIQWPVQDLQRGCEWTTQLMDNYTIYFGHVLSNSFYPVLQRAIGVGSAFEGWSPREQDVIYSVVIPMTPPRGHSFHLELESEEQRHVRNFRVRVQLECTCSREQQAEDMLCFLHHPEEELRSNQDPSLLDTLCTGSYLDVQKTARWFHQLVRAVWPALPQSHNWHLTLLPSTRSCQLKVTYGKEIFRIEMLFGVRRGDSAVFVCSQPREAYTANTTWPESYAVAEVEFFQHIARQAPPDSLHLKCLQFFTRLPLGFGFSTYTMKTIVMHLLSVAPVSAWRRRNLLERLQDIINNLHLCLREKRLQHFIVGNQRFPQDIKLPADVQRAEPYNLFHRLEQQPDAHSHALYEYDILEKWFKRILLGED